CTGGTCGGTAGCAGAATCGGGTGCGGGTCGGTGTCCAGAATCCAGCCCTTGACCTTGGTTGCGAAGGTGTCCCCGAACATCTGGAGTTCGGGCGGGGTGTACACGCCGAAGTCCGCGGTGTGTGATTTCAGCCCGTCCAGGCCCGAAAGCTGGAACGTCTTCTCCTTGCGCTCCGCGCCCCAACGGATGTTCGCACGCAGGTCGAACGCCTTGCAGTGCAAGAGTGTCGGCAGGAACATCGCGAGCTGCAACCCGTACTTGTTCGTGGACGAGAACAATGAGAGCGGGCCGTCGAGCGTGAGTTTGTAGCTGTTTCCCGGCGTCTCCTGAATCGTGCAGATGAGCCGGTGGAACTTCACCGCGCGGAACAGTTGGCGGAAGCGCGCGGGGGTTTCGGCGTAGACTCGCAGTTCCATCAGGGTGCAACGCAGCAGAATCGACTGCGCGAGCGCCACGTTGTAGCGGTTGAGGAGCTGTTCCGCGGTGATGTCTTCAAACGAGATGACGCGCTGCTCGTCCTTGAGGTCCGCGAACAGGCTGCGGTCGATGTCTTCCGGGGCGATTGTGAGTGACAGTTGCTCTGCGACTTCCTTCATGACCCCCGCGCGGTCGAACGGGCGCATCGCGTTCGCGGCTTCGGCGCGCGCAGCGGCCGCGGCTTTGAAGACAGCTTCGCGCAACTGGTCGGGTGGGTGGTCGGCTGAAACCTCGAACTCGCACCGGTCTTCGAGTAACTTCGCGAGCCCGGCCGGGAGCAGCCCGCGCGGGCCTTCCGGTATCAGGTCGGTGAATTCATCTTCGATCTCGCCGCGCGTTCGGCCCGGCGAGCCCCGGTACGCGAACAACAGTTGTTCCGCGAGCGCGAGAAGGCTCTCGTCGCCCGGTTCGACGTACAGCGGAACGAGCCGGTTCTTCGCGTGCCGCACGCGAACCATCTTGCCTGTTAGCATGGTATCTTTCCGGGCGAACGGTCGGTGTGAGCCGGCCGGTGAGATTTACGGCGACTGTTAGGATCCCCACCGACCGGCTCACACCGGCCGTTCGCCAAGTTCATTGGAACGCGCGGTGTTGTCGGCGGCGGTCGCTGACGAACTCTTCTGCGGTGTTGCGGGCGATCACTTCGTACAGAATCGCCTGTTTGTCGCCGTATTTGCGGAGGATGCGCCCGAGGCGCTGGACGTTTTCCGTTGCGCTACCAGTACCCGAAAGCACAATCCCCACGCCCGCGGCCGGCACGTCGACGCCCTCGTTGAGCACCTGGCACGTTACGACCGCGTTGAACGCTCCCGAGTGGAAGTTGCTGAGAATCGCCTTGCGTTCCTTCGGCTTGGTCTGGTTCGTCATCGCGGGGATGAGGTACCGGCGCGCGATCTCGTACACAGTGGCGTTGTCCGCGGTGAAGATCAGCACGCGGTCGTTCGCGTGGCGCACGAGGAGCTCTTCGAGGAGCTTGAACTTTCCGCTCGCGGCTTGCACGATGCGCTTCTGCTCGCGGTAGGCGCGGAGCGCCTTCCAGCCGTCGGGCGTCTTGCTGGCTTCAAAGAGGAACCGCCGGAACCCGTCCGGTCCGCTCATGCTGATGCCGCGCTCGGCCGTGAAATTCTTGTACTCCTCGCGACAGTTGCGGTACGTCTCCTCTTCTTCCTGCGTGAGGTTGACGAAGACCTGTCGCGTCTCGTAGGGGGCGAGGAATTCGCCCGCCACGTCCGTGATGTCGAGCCGGTACGAGATCGGGCCGATCAGTTGCGGGAACATCTGTTCGCCGCCGTCCGCGCGTTCGGGGGTGGCCGTCAGGCCCAGGCGGAACGGGGCGAGGCTCGCGTTCGCGGCTTGGGAGTACGATTCGCCGGGCAAGTGGTGGCACTCGTCGAAGATGATGAGGCCGTACTTGTTCGACCACTTCTCCAGGTGGATGTAGGCCGAGTCGTAAGTGGTGACGGTGAGCGGTTGGAAGTTGTGCTCGTTCCCGCCCACCATGCCGACGGGTACGCCGAACGACTGTTCGAGTTCGCGCGCCCACTGCACCATCAGGTCGATCTTCGGCGTGACGACGATCGTGGGCCGGCTCACCTTCTCGATGCACAGGAACGCTACGAACGTTTTGCCGGTGCCGGTCGGCATCACGACCACCCCGCGGCGCCCGCCCTTCATCCAGGCGTTCAGGGCGTTCAGTTGGTACTCGCGTGCGGTGCGCTCCGCGTTCAACTTCCAACCGGCCGGTTCGTTTTGCCAGCCGCGCGCGGTGTCTTCGTAGGGGATCTTCTCGCGGACGAGGTGTTCCACGATGGAGCGGTAGTGCCGACCCTGGGCGCGGTGGGCGGTGGTGCGCGGGTCGAACACCACGCCGGGCAGCGTGTTGAAGACGAACCCGGGCGGGCCGCCCGTCACCGTTACGGTGCCGCGATCGTAACTCAGCGCAACCGGTGTATCGCTCATACCCCGGATTATGACGCGATCCGCTGCGGTTGCCTAGCGCAGCCGGGTATCATCGACCGACTTCCCGCAAATTTCGCGCGACGCGCGCGGGCTGCGCGGGGAGTACAAGGGGGGAAGGGGACCAGATGAACGCGACCCGGCCGGCGGAAATCTTGCGGCAGTTGGAGCAGCCCGGCGCGACCGATGCCGAGTTACTCGCGCACTTTGCCACTACGAAAGATGCCGCCGCGTTCGAGTTACTGGTGCGCCGACACGGGGCACTGGTACTGGGCGTGTGCCGCCGCGTGACGAGGAACGCGCAGGACGCCGAGGACGCATTCCAGGCCACGTTCCTCGTGCTAGCACAGAAAGCTCATTCTCTCCGAAATGCTGCATTACTCGGGAACTGGTTGTACGGCGTCGCGTTCCGGGTCGCGTGGCGGGCGCGCCGGTCGGCGGCTCGGAGAAGTACGCGGGAGGTCACGATGTCGAACCTGCCCGACTACCCCGCGCCCGCTCAGTTAGGTGCAATGCCGGAACTGGCTCCGATTCTGGACGAGGAACTCGCCGCGCTCGCAGAGTGCTACCGCGAAGCGATTGTGCTGTGCGACCTGCGCGGCGCATCACGCGAAGAAGCTGCAACCGCGCTGGGGATTCCCGAAGGCACGCTGTCGAGCCGACTCGCCAACGGGCGCAAGAAACTCGCGGCGCGGCTCACGAAACGCGGAATCGCACTCTCGGTCGCGATCTTGCCTGTGGCCGTTTCCGAAATGCAGGCCGCAACGGTACTTCCGAACGAACTGCTTACGAAAACGTGCGGGTTGATTGCTGATTACTCGGTCGGCGGCGCTGTTCGTGGTCCGCTCGCCAAACTCGCAAAGGGGGGATTGACCGTGCGCCAGACGCTTGTGTTCGGGTTAGTGACGGTCGCCGTAGTTACGGGAGCCGTGTTTGCCGCGCGGCCGGGTGATGCGCCACCGGATGCACCGCCGAAACCGCCGGTTGTCGCGGAGAAGCCTGAACCCGTGCCTCAACCGAAAGTGGAGCCGAAGCTCAACGATAACGCGTTCACCACCGAGCCGAAAATGCAGCGTTCATTTGATCTGTACGTCAGCGACCCTACTTTGCCCATGTGGAACGTGACTGGCACGCACCTCGCCGTCAGCGGTTCAGAATCTGTGGGACCGGCCGAAGCCAAGAAGACAAGGGCGATCGTGTGGTTGTTGGGCGTCTCTCCCAATGCCAAGCGCATGGACGCGGACCCCAGCGCAGCCGCGAACCTTATCGCTGTCGCGCCCGATGGTACGGGGGTTGTCACTGATCTCCGCGAGTACAACCTTATCAGCGGGCACCACAGCCTGGACTTTTGGGGGGCGCGTCCGCCAGGGGGCTTTGTTGGCGTTTCAGCAATGCGTCCGGCGGATCTGGTTACCAAGCGCACCGTTGAATTAGACCCAAAGGAAACACACGGTTACGCTTTCGCTTCCGACTGGAAGACGTACCGTACCGTCGCCTATCACCGTGATATCGCTGGTTCAATCACGAAACTCGAGGTCGTAGAGGCGGACGCCACGACCGGCAAGTTGGGTAAGTCGTTTCTGAAATTCGATCCAGTTAAGTACACACTCTCACCGAACGGGACACGTCTCGCCGTTTTCGACGAGGGTGAGACGAAAGTGACGATATTCGATGTGGATCGTGGGGTGAAAATTTCTGATTATCCACTCCCGACCGATAAGTCTAAAAGGGTGAGACCGGGACCGGGTTATAATCGATCACACATCGTTTTTTCCCAAGACGGTAAGCGGCTACTTGTGTCATGGGGTATAGGTCGCTCAAAAGTATTAGAAACAGACACGGGTAAGGCACTGCCCGACCTCGAAGGGGCTGCGA
The Gemmata palustris DNA segment above includes these coding regions:
- a CDS encoding DUF790 family protein, which translates into the protein MLTGKMVRVRHAKNRLVPLYVEPGDESLLALAEQLLFAYRGSPGRTRGEIEDEFTDLIPEGPRGLLPAGLAKLLEDRCEFEVSADHPPDQLREAVFKAAAAARAEAANAMRPFDRAGVMKEVAEQLSLTIAPEDIDRSLFADLKDEQRVISFEDITAEQLLNRYNVALAQSILLRCTLMELRVYAETPARFRQLFRAVKFHRLICTIQETPGNSYKLTLDGPLSLFSSTNKYGLQLAMFLPTLLHCKAFDLRANIRWGAERKEKTFQLSGLDGLKSHTADFGVYTPPELQMFGDTFATKVKGWILDTDPHPILLPTSTWVPDFKLTHVKTGKEVFVEIFGFWRKGDIETHYKNLAKGVPGKFVLCVSEQMRADEESEVAFGNGVYRYKRTPLPEEVARIAALVAGV
- a CDS encoding DEAD/DEAH box helicase family protein yields the protein MSDTPVALSYDRGTVTVTGGPPGFVFNTLPGVVFDPRTTAHRAQGRHYRSIVEHLVREKIPYEDTARGWQNEPAGWKLNAERTAREYQLNALNAWMKGGRRGVVVMPTGTGKTFVAFLCIEKVSRPTIVVTPKIDLMVQWARELEQSFGVPVGMVGGNEHNFQPLTVTTYDSAYIHLEKWSNKYGLIIFDECHHLPGESYSQAANASLAPFRLGLTATPERADGGEQMFPQLIGPISYRLDITDVAGEFLAPYETRQVFVNLTQEEEETYRNCREEYKNFTAERGISMSGPDGFRRFLFEASKTPDGWKALRAYREQKRIVQAASGKFKLLEELLVRHANDRVLIFTADNATVYEIARRYLIPAMTNQTKPKERKAILSNFHSGAFNAVVTCQVLNEGVDVPAAGVGIVLSGTGSATENVQRLGRILRKYGDKQAILYEVIARNTAEEFVSDRRRQHRAFQ
- a CDS encoding RNA polymerase sigma factor, producing MNATRPAEILRQLEQPGATDAELLAHFATTKDAAAFELLVRRHGALVLGVCRRVTRNAQDAEDAFQATFLVLAQKAHSLRNAALLGNWLYGVAFRVAWRARRSAARRSTREVTMSNLPDYPAPAQLGAMPELAPILDEELAALAECYREAIVLCDLRGASREEAATALGIPEGTLSSRLANGRKKLAARLTKRGIALSVAILPVAVSEMQAATVLPNELLTKTCGLIADYSVGGAVRGPLAKLAKGGLTVRQTLVFGLVTVAVVTGAVFAARPGDAPPDAPPKPPVVAEKPEPVPQPKVEPKLNDNAFTTEPKMQRSFDLYVSDPTLPMWNVTGTHLAVSGSESVGPAEAKKTRAIVWLLGVSPNAKRMDADPSAAANLIAVAPDGTGVVTDLREYNLISGHHSLDFWGARPPGGFVGVSAMRPADLVTKRTVELDPKETHGYAFASDWKTYRTVAYHRDIAGSITKLEVVEADATTGKLGKSFLKFDPVKYTLSPNGTRLAVFDEGETKVTIFDVDRGVKISDYPLPTDKSKRVRPGPGYNRSHIVFSQDGKRLLVSWGIGRSKVLETDTGKALPDLEGAATGDLLSGMSTFTGDGRLLAAVCQTYKATTRQADDRRNSEDWVPGMVVLVVWDTQTGKALKTWPASKAKLAFCPTKPLLAILEPHGSETRVGFWDFTAEEGKK